One window from the genome of Oligoflexia bacterium encodes:
- the ispH gene encoding 4-hydroxy-3-methylbut-2-enyl diphosphate reductase: protein MSAEMKEPQTNLPYSNQPIVKNGVTILAAQTAGVCFGVERALDLSEKAIKEISGPISSLGPLIHNPQAVADLSSRGLKVAEDINNIEGTVVFRSHGVTLQVQEKAKDKGLKIVDATCPLVKVPQNFAKKLSQNGYFVIIVGDANHPEIKGVRSYVPNDEVAVIKSADEVANLPERAKVGVICQTTLKRKVLDLVVEKCKEKFAEVKLHNTICSATKDRQEAAHELAANVDCMVVIGGRNSSNTQKLYDICSELSQKAYLVETEAELKSEWFSGFKSIGVTAGASTPHVLIDKVRSRIAEII, encoded by the coding sequence ATGTCAGCTGAAATGAAAGAACCCCAAACAAATCTCCCATATAGCAACCAGCCCATTGTTAAAAATGGTGTTACGATTTTAGCTGCTCAAACTGCAGGGGTTTGTTTTGGTGTAGAAAGAGCTTTAGATCTAAGCGAAAAAGCCATTAAAGAAATTTCTGGTCCTATTTCATCACTTGGCCCATTGATACATAATCCTCAAGCCGTAGCTGATCTTTCATCACGTGGTTTAAAAGTCGCTGAAGATATTAATAATATTGAAGGTACAGTTGTATTTCGAAGTCACGGTGTGACCCTTCAAGTTCAAGAAAAGGCTAAAGATAAAGGTCTAAAAATCGTTGATGCCACATGTCCTCTTGTGAAAGTTCCCCAAAATTTTGCAAAAAAACTTTCTCAAAATGGTTATTTCGTCATTATCGTAGGTGATGCCAATCATCCTGAAATCAAAGGGGTGAGAAGTTATGTGCCTAATGATGAAGTTGCGGTGATCAAAAGTGCAGATGAAGTGGCAAATTTGCCAGAGCGTGCAAAAGTAGGTGTAATTTGTCAGACCACTTTAAAAAGAAAAGTTTTGGATTTAGTAGTTGAGAAATGCAAAGAAAAATTTGCCGAAGTGAAACTTCATAATACAATTTGCAGTGCCACTAAAGATCGTCAAGAGGCGGCCCATGAACTTGCAGCCAATGTGGATTGCATGGTAGTTATCGGCGGACGTAATTCCTCAAACACACAAAAACTCTACGATATTTGCTCTGAACTTTCCCAAAAAGCTTATCTTGTTGAGACCGAAGCTGAATTGAAGTCAGAATGGTTTTCGGGTTTTAAAAGTATCGGCGTTACAGCTGGTGCCAGCACACCGCACGTTTTGATTGATAAAGTTCGTAGCCGTATTGCTGAGATTATTTAA